The proteins below come from a single Salinivibrio kushneri genomic window:
- a CDS encoding MarR family winged helix-turn-helix transcriptional regulator, which produces MTDNATPSAPQEDKVDLILRQWHDERPDIDPSPMAITGRLARVLGNINPKLQQVFGQYNLNPGEFDVLASLRRAGTPYTLTPNQLLDALMLTSGAMTNRIDRLEQKGLVSRSPDPNDRRGVYVSLTAAGMDLIDDAVTDHTNNLHQLLAGLTADEQAELAVLLKKLLAHVEPAS; this is translated from the coding sequence ATGACTGATAACGCAACCCCTTCCGCTCCTCAAGAAGACAAAGTTGACCTCATTTTGCGTCAATGGCACGACGAGCGCCCGGATATCGATCCCAGCCCGATGGCAATCACTGGCCGTCTCGCGCGGGTTTTGGGCAATATCAATCCCAAACTGCAGCAGGTATTTGGCCAATATAACCTTAATCCTGGCGAGTTCGATGTGCTGGCCTCACTGCGTCGTGCAGGCACACCTTACACATTAACCCCCAACCAGCTGCTCGATGCCCTGATGCTCACCTCAGGCGCGATGACCAACCGAATTGATCGCCTCGAACAGAAAGGCTTGGTGTCTCGGAGCCCGGATCCCAACGACCGCCGTGGCGTTTATGTGTCACTGACAGCGGCGGGCATGGATTTAATTGATGATGCAGTGACCGATCATACCAACAACTTACACCAGCTCTTGGCTGGCCTCACCGCCGACGAGCAAGCCGAGCTCGCGGTGTTGCTTAAAAAGTTGCTCGCGCATGTAGAGCCTGCGTCGTAA